Proteins encoded within one genomic window of Sporichthyaceae bacterium:
- a CDS encoding iron-sulfur cluster assembly accessory protein translates to MTVSGDTLTGVILTDAAVAKVRHLLDQEGRDDLKLRIAVQPGGCSGLRYQLFFDERALDGDVVADFTGVNVVVDRMSVPYLGGASIDFVDTIEKQGFTIDNPNAAGSCACGDSFH, encoded by the coding sequence ATGACCGTTTCCGGCGACACCCTGACCGGTGTGATCCTCACCGACGCTGCGGTGGCCAAGGTCAGGCACTTGCTCGACCAGGAGGGTCGCGACGACCTCAAGCTTCGAATCGCCGTACAGCCGGGAGGTTGCTCCGGGCTGCGCTACCAGCTGTTCTTCGACGAGCGCGCGCTCGACGGCGACGTGGTGGCGGACTTCACCGGCGTGAACGTCGTCGTGGACCGAATGAGCGTTCCCTACCTGGGCGGCGCCAGCATCGACTTCGTCGACACGATCGAGAAGCAAGGCTTCACGATCGACAACCCCAACGCCGCGGGCTCGTGCGCCTGCGGCGACTCGTTCCACTGA
- a CDS encoding carbohydrate kinase family protein has translation MTFQGRFADSLVPEALSNISVSFLVDDLEVRRGGVGANIAFGLGCLGLRPVLVGAAGEDFEPYRAWLDRHGVDTDSVRISQMKHTARFVCTTDRDQAQIASFYAGAMSEAREIELGPIAERLGGLDLVLIGPNDPVAMARHTAECREQGIPFAADPSQQLSWLEGDAIRDLVEGATYLFTNAYEAAMIEKKTGWTVDEIGSSVDVRITTLGADGVRVTARGEEPIHVAATPVDHVVDPTGVGDAFRAGFLSGRSWGLGLERSAQVGATLAAHVVETLGPQEYKLADKRFLDRLGAAYGADAAAQVEPHLAVRVL, from the coding sequence ATGACCTTCCAGGGCCGGTTCGCCGACTCGCTGGTCCCCGAGGCGCTGTCGAACATCTCGGTCTCGTTCCTGGTGGACGACCTCGAGGTGCGTCGTGGCGGGGTGGGCGCCAACATTGCGTTCGGCCTCGGTTGCCTGGGGTTGCGCCCGGTCCTGGTCGGCGCGGCCGGCGAGGACTTCGAGCCGTACCGCGCCTGGCTCGATCGGCACGGCGTCGACACCGACTCGGTGCGGATCTCGCAGATGAAGCACACCGCCCGGTTCGTCTGCACCACCGACCGCGACCAGGCCCAGATCGCCTCGTTCTACGCCGGCGCCATGAGTGAGGCGCGGGAGATCGAACTGGGCCCGATCGCCGAGCGGCTGGGCGGGTTGGACCTGGTTCTGATCGGGCCGAACGACCCGGTCGCGATGGCGCGGCACACCGCCGAGTGCCGGGAGCAGGGGATCCCGTTCGCGGCCGACCCGAGCCAGCAGTTGTCGTGGCTGGAGGGCGACGCGATCCGCGACCTCGTCGAGGGCGCCACGTACTTGTTCACCAACGCCTACGAGGCGGCCATGATCGAGAAGAAGACGGGTTGGACCGTCGACGAGATCGGGTCGTCCGTGGACGTCCGCATCACCACGCTCGGCGCCGACGGCGTCCGGGTCACCGCACGCGGCGAGGAGCCGATCCACGTGGCCGCCACGCCGGTCGACCACGTCGTCGACCCGACCGGGGTCGGCGACGCGTTCCGTGCCGGGTTCCTGTCCGGCCGTTCCTGGGGCCTGGGCCTGGAGCGCAGCGCCCAGGTCGGCGCCACCCTCGCGGCGCACGTCGTGGAGACCCTGGGGCCCCAGGAGTACAAGCTGGCGGACAAGCGGTTCCTGGACCGCCTGGGCGCCGCGTACGGCGCCGATGCCGCCGCGCAGGTCGAACCGCACCTGGCCGTCCGGGTCCTGTGA
- the aat gene encoding leucyl/phenylalanyl-tRNA--protein transferase gives MRLDPGPSRWAFPPLEIADPTGLLAVGADLEPATLLAAYRCGVFPMPLSRRGRIGWWSPDPRGVLPLDRAHQSRSMTRTRKRFEIRVNTVFDEVVRACADPTRPHGWINGQMRRAYAELHRTGWAHSIEAWTPGGTLAGGLFGISIGGLFAGESMFHRQTDASKAALLGLCDLLRTGPDDGAGVLLDVQWTTPHLISLGALDLPRESYLRRLSVALELAVPAAFDR, from the coding sequence GTGCGGCTCGATCCCGGCCCCTCGCGCTGGGCGTTCCCCCCGCTCGAGATCGCCGATCCCACCGGCCTGCTGGCGGTCGGCGCGGACCTGGAGCCCGCCACCCTGCTGGCCGCCTACCGGTGCGGGGTGTTCCCGATGCCGCTGTCCCGGCGCGGCCGCATCGGCTGGTGGTCGCCCGACCCGAGGGGGGTGCTGCCGCTGGACCGGGCGCACCAGTCCCGGTCGATGACCCGCACCCGCAAGCGGTTCGAGATCCGGGTGAACACGGTCTTCGACGAGGTGGTGCGCGCCTGCGCCGACCCGACGCGGCCGCACGGCTGGATCAACGGGCAGATGCGTCGGGCCTACGCCGAACTGCACCGGACGGGCTGGGCGCACAGCATCGAGGCCTGGACGCCGGGGGGCACCCTGGCCGGGGGACTGTTCGGCATCTCGATCGGCGGCCTGTTCGCGGGCGAGTCGATGTTCCACCGGCAGACCGATGCCTCGAAGGCGGCGCTGCTCGGGCTCTGCGACCTGCTGCGCACCGGACCGGACGATGGTGCCGGGGTCCTGCTGGACGTGCAGTGGACCACCCCGCACCTGATCTCGCTCGGAGCGCTGGACCTACCGCGGGAGAGTTACCTGCGCCGGTTGTCGGTGGCGCTGGAGCTGGCCGTGCCGGCGGCTTTCGACCGCTGA
- a CDS encoding DUF2079 domain-containing protein, translating into MATDLRTKRGPDGLPASRPTGRFRIPVSVPARSDIAWIWATAVALFALYATVSIRLHQRILSSGFDLGLNEQAVRGWAHLGWPIVELEGPGMNQLGDHFSPVLALIGPFYRLFPTPITLLVVQAALLAVAVVPLASCAQRLLSRRAAVVVAAGYGLSWGIAETVGFDFHEVAFAVPLTACSVVALIDQRYGAAVAWALPMLLVKEDLGVTVAVLGGLVAWAGRRRLGLATAAVGIAASAVEMLVIIPHFVPGHTFAAWRVAHHATSPHLLWPFVRAYTVGLFQPQDKVVTMLMLVAPTALLALRSRLTLLVVPTLLWRFGSSNWPYWGTQFHYNAALMPIVFGALIDTMRRWSPAQAATRTREALALSAGVTLALVPAHPLWSVVEPDTWRHESRVTDARAMLAQVPPGVWVAASNRLVPQLTSRDQVTVFGWAPSRPNPEYLALEDADPLNWPFDSLDDQRRMENVALHLGYVQVFKQGNYVLLHRSTNDTRQFPPPPQPSS; encoded by the coding sequence GTGGCGACGGATCTGCGTACCAAGCGTGGCCCCGACGGCCTGCCCGCATCCCGCCCGACCGGTCGGTTCCGCATCCCGGTGAGCGTTCCGGCCCGCTCCGACATCGCCTGGATCTGGGCGACCGCGGTGGCCCTGTTCGCGCTCTACGCGACGGTCTCGATCCGGCTGCACCAGCGGATCCTCAGCAGCGGTTTCGACCTCGGGCTCAACGAGCAGGCGGTACGCGGCTGGGCGCACCTCGGGTGGCCGATCGTCGAGCTCGAGGGCCCGGGGATGAATCAGCTCGGCGACCATTTCTCCCCGGTGCTGGCATTGATCGGCCCGTTCTACCGGCTGTTCCCGACGCCGATCACGCTGCTGGTGGTCCAGGCCGCATTGTTGGCGGTGGCCGTGGTCCCGCTGGCGAGCTGCGCGCAGCGGTTGCTCAGCAGGCGTGCCGCGGTCGTGGTCGCGGCCGGCTACGGACTGTCGTGGGGGATCGCCGAGACCGTCGGGTTCGACTTCCACGAGGTCGCGTTCGCGGTGCCGCTGACGGCGTGCAGCGTGGTGGCCCTGATCGACCAGCGGTACGGCGCGGCAGTCGCCTGGGCGCTGCCGATGCTGCTGGTGAAGGAGGATCTCGGCGTCACTGTCGCGGTTCTTGGCGGGCTGGTGGCCTGGGCCGGCCGACGGCGCCTGGGGCTGGCCACCGCCGCTGTCGGGATCGCGGCCAGCGCCGTCGAGATGCTGGTGATCATCCCGCACTTCGTGCCGGGCCACACCTTCGCCGCCTGGCGGGTCGCCCACCACGCGACCTCGCCGCACTTGCTCTGGCCGTTCGTGCGCGCCTACACGGTCGGGCTGTTCCAGCCCCAGGACAAGGTCGTCACGATGCTCATGCTCGTGGCGCCGACCGCGTTGCTGGCGCTGCGGTCGCGGCTGACCCTGCTGGTGGTGCCGACGCTGCTGTGGCGATTCGGCTCGAGCAATTGGCCGTACTGGGGCACCCAGTTCCACTACAACGCGGCGCTGATGCCGATCGTGTTCGGCGCCCTCATCGACACCATGCGGCGTTGGTCCCCGGCACAGGCCGCGACGCGGACGCGGGAGGCCTTGGCCCTGTCCGCGGGTGTCACGCTGGCGCTCGTGCCGGCACACCCACTTTGGTCGGTGGTCGAGCCGGACACGTGGCGGCACGAGTCCCGGGTCACCGACGCCCGCGCCATGCTCGCCCAGGTGCCTCCCGGGGTGTGGGTGGCCGCCTCCAACCGCCTGGTGCCGCAGCTGACATCCCGCGATCAGGTGACGGTCTTCGGTTGGGCGCCCTCGCGACCGAATCCGGAGTACCTCGCGCTCGAGGACGCCGATCCGTTGAACTGGCCGTTCGACTCCCTCGACGACCAGCGGCGGATGGAGAACGTCGCGCTGCACCTCGGCTACGTCCAGGTGTTCAAACAGGGCAACTACGTCCTGCTGCACCGTTCGACGAACGACACCCGGCAGTTCCCGCCGCCTCCGCAGCCCAGTTCCTGA
- a CDS encoding sulfurtransferase TusA family protein: MTVALTLDVLGRRCPAPIIELAKHIGDVSIGELVCVLADDPAAALDIPAWCGMRRQDWVGPCAGPDGAPGYLVRRAR; encoded by the coding sequence GTGACCGTCGCGTTGACTCTCGACGTGCTGGGCCGCCGCTGCCCGGCACCGATCATCGAACTCGCGAAGCACATCGGCGATGTGTCGATCGGCGAACTCGTCTGCGTGCTGGCCGACGACCCGGCCGCGGCCCTGGACATCCCGGCCTGGTGCGGGATGCGCCGGCAGGACTGGGTGGGGCCGTGCGCCGGACCCGACGGCGCCCCGGGTTACCTGGTGCGCCGGGCACGCTGA
- a CDS encoding aminotransferase class V-fold PLP-dependent enzyme: MTSPDGYLDAASTEPLHPAAREAWLAAVEAGWADPARLYRDGRRARMRLDAAREIVAEVIGATPGEVSFTASGSAALQLGMLGVLRGRARVGNRLVVSRVEHSAVLHTAARHAADGGEVELVDVEASGRVEAAAFVRALHPSTALACLQSANHEVGTVQPVDAVATAAIANEVPLLVDAAQTLGRLPVPFGWAVLCASAHKWGGPPGVGVLALRRSARWRSPAPETERESGRVAGFENVPGICAAAAALAAVAGEAEAENARLRRLTDRIRAAAAALPDVVVHGDPDHSLPNLLTFSCLYVDGEALLTELDRAGYAVNSGSSCTAQTLRPSHVLEAMGVLSHGNVRVSLPRGVTEATVDGFLAVLPGVLERLRALAGVHGL, translated from the coding sequence GTGACCTCGCCCGACGGCTACCTGGACGCGGCCTCGACCGAGCCGCTGCACCCGGCGGCCCGGGAGGCCTGGTTGGCCGCGGTCGAGGCGGGGTGGGCGGACCCGGCGCGGTTGTACCGCGACGGCCGCCGGGCCCGGATGCGGCTGGACGCGGCCCGGGAGATCGTCGCGGAGGTCATCGGCGCCACCCCCGGCGAGGTCAGCTTCACCGCCTCCGGCAGCGCCGCGCTCCAACTCGGCATGCTCGGCGTCCTGCGCGGCCGGGCCCGGGTCGGCAACCGACTGGTCGTCTCGCGGGTCGAGCACTCCGCGGTCCTGCACACCGCGGCCCGGCACGCGGCGGACGGCGGCGAGGTCGAACTGGTCGACGTCGAGGCGAGCGGACGGGTCGAGGCGGCGGCGTTCGTCCGCGCGCTGCACCCCAGCACAGCGCTGGCCTGCCTCCAGAGCGCGAACCATGAGGTCGGCACGGTCCAACCGGTGGACGCGGTGGCCACCGCCGCGATCGCCAACGAGGTGCCGCTGCTGGTCGACGCCGCGCAGACGCTGGGTCGGCTGCCGGTGCCGTTCGGCTGGGCGGTGCTCTGTGCCAGCGCGCACAAGTGGGGCGGGCCGCCCGGCGTCGGGGTGCTCGCGCTGCGCCGCTCGGCCCGCTGGCGGTCGCCGGCGCCGGAGACCGAGCGGGAGTCCGGGCGGGTGGCCGGTTTCGAGAACGTCCCGGGGATCTGCGCCGCCGCGGCGGCGTTGGCTGCGGTGGCGGGCGAGGCGGAGGCCGAGAACGCCCGCCTGCGTCGGTTGACCGACCGCATCCGGGCGGCCGCGGCCGCGCTCCCGGACGTGGTCGTGCACGGCGACCCGGACCACAGCCTGCCGAACCTGCTCACGTTCTCCTGCCTCTACGTCGACGGTGAGGCGTTGCTCACGGAACTGGATCGCGCCGGCTACGCGGTCAACTCGGGTTCCTCGTGCACCGCGCAGACGCTGCGCCCCAGCCACGTCCTGGAGGCGATGGGGGTGCTGTCCCACGGGAACGTGCGGGTCTCGCTGCCCCGCGGCGTCACCGAGGCGACCGTCGACGGTTTCCTCGCTGTGCTGCCCGGCGTGCTGGAGCGGCTGCGGGCGCTGGCCGGGGTCCACGGGCTGTGA
- a CDS encoding serpin family protein gives MRRIGRWIAGGLAATLLGGCGSAAETASPVTAGPAPTAEEPGALAVAAQRLPAAGGAPVSATVAGLDAFAARFAEAAQAPGQNLVFSPLSIAEAFAMLDVGAAGNTAKQIETTLGLPTGFATAFNALTSQLVTGDIAPPTSTPTPTPTPTGDTEPQRPVLTVTNGLFAKSGYAYQPAFLRTLVEQFGSHVQTLDFSNPQAAAAAINQWAAQHTAGRITKVFDQLDPATRLVLANAVYLKASWTKAFDDAGSQNFQVAGNPVQLPMISKSSNFGYATGSGWQAVTLPYFGGSLAMRVIRPTGTNNPGDLLKPAVLAAAGVTKPTAVNVTMPQWQFDSAPDLKALMEKLGVTDCFDPARANLSGVSTEGLYVDQAIHRATISVDRYGTEAAAVTALSVVPLSGVVSPTPPVNFTVDRPFLFEIVDTKTSAPLFLGTVADPRAH, from the coding sequence ATGAGACGGATCGGACGCTGGATCGCCGGCGGCCTGGCCGCGACGCTGCTCGGCGGGTGTGGTTCGGCGGCCGAGACCGCGAGCCCGGTCACCGCCGGCCCCGCTCCGACCGCCGAGGAACCGGGCGCCCTGGCGGTGGCGGCCCAACGGTTGCCGGCCGCCGGCGGGGCACCGGTTTCGGCGACGGTCGCCGGGCTGGACGCCTTCGCGGCCCGCTTCGCCGAGGCGGCGCAGGCGCCGGGGCAGAACCTGGTGTTCTCGCCGCTGAGCATTGCCGAGGCGTTCGCGATGCTCGACGTGGGCGCGGCCGGCAACACCGCGAAGCAGATCGAGACGACTCTCGGCCTGCCGACCGGTTTTGCGACCGCGTTCAACGCCCTGACCAGCCAGTTGGTCACCGGTGACATCGCCCCGCCGACGTCGACCCCGACTCCGACTCCGACTCCGACGGGCGACACCGAACCGCAACGGCCAGTGTTGACCGTGACGAACGGCCTGTTCGCCAAGTCCGGCTACGCCTATCAGCCGGCGTTCCTGCGGACGCTGGTCGAACAGTTCGGCAGCCACGTGCAGACCCTGGACTTCAGCAATCCGCAGGCCGCGGCCGCCGCCATCAACCAATGGGCCGCCCAGCACACCGCGGGACGGATCACGAAGGTGTTCGACCAGCTCGACCCGGCGACCCGACTGGTCCTGGCGAACGCGGTCTACCTGAAGGCGAGTTGGACCAAAGCATTCGACGACGCCGGCAGCCAGAACTTCCAAGTTGCCGGGAATCCGGTCCAGCTGCCGATGATCAGCAAGTCCTCGAACTTCGGGTACGCGACCGGATCGGGCTGGCAGGCCGTGACGCTGCCGTACTTCGGCGGGAGCCTGGCGATGCGGGTGATTCGGCCCACAGGCACCAACAACCCGGGCGACCTGCTGAAGCCCGCGGTTCTGGCCGCGGCCGGCGTGACGAAGCCCACTGCGGTGAACGTCACGATGCCGCAGTGGCAGTTCGACAGCGCCCCGGATCTGAAAGCCCTGATGGAGAAGTTGGGCGTGACCGACTGTTTCGACCCGGCCCGGGCCAACCTGAGCGGCGTCTCGACGGAAGGTCTCTACGTCGACCAGGCGATCCATCGGGCGACGATCTCCGTGGACCGCTACGGCACCGAAGCCGCGGCGGTGACCGCCCTCTCGGTCGTGCCTCTGTCGGGGGTCGTCTCGCCCACGCCCCCGGTGAACTTCACCGTCGACCGGCCGTTCTTGTTCGAGATCGTGGACACCAAGACCTCGGCGCCGCTGTTCCTGGGGACGGTCGCGGACCCGCGGGCACACTAG
- the coxB gene encoding cytochrome c oxidase subunit II, giving the protein MLLTCTGCDTTHLPNLAFPNPATKESPQIMLMWEGSWLAALIVGGVVWGLILWACVFHRKKSEDHIPIQSRYNLPIEVLYTVIPFIIVAVLFFFTARDESNILDLKKKPDETVNVVGRQWSWTFNYVTDQAYDVGTPAQLPQLWLPVNETVRFVLTSPDVIHSFWIPAFLFKMDVFPGKENTFQLTPNKIGVYEGKCAELCGTYHSRMLFSVHVVSQADYQAHEAALRAAGQTGNLWQGVVNSAADRERAYTLGDPSIPPPPEERTK; this is encoded by the coding sequence GTGCTGCTCACCTGCACCGGATGCGACACGACCCATCTGCCGAACCTGGCGTTCCCCAACCCCGCGACCAAGGAGTCGCCGCAGATCATGCTCATGTGGGAGGGCTCCTGGCTCGCCGCGCTGATCGTCGGCGGCGTGGTCTGGGGTCTGATCCTGTGGGCCTGCGTGTTCCACCGGAAGAAGTCCGAGGACCACATCCCGATCCAGAGCCGGTACAACCTGCCGATCGAAGTCCTCTACACCGTCATCCCGTTCATCATCGTCGCGGTCCTGTTCTTCTTCACCGCCCGCGACGAGTCGAACATCCTGGACCTGAAGAAGAAGCCGGACGAGACGGTCAACGTCGTCGGTCGGCAGTGGAGCTGGACCTTCAACTACGTCACCGACCAGGCCTACGACGTCGGCACTCCGGCCCAACTGCCGCAACTGTGGCTGCCGGTCAACGAGACGGTTCGGTTCGTTCTCACCTCGCCCGACGTGATCCATTCGTTCTGGATCCCGGCCTTCCTGTTCAAGATGGATGTGTTCCCGGGCAAGGAGAACACCTTCCAGCTGACGCCGAACAAGATCGGCGTCTACGAGGGCAAGTGCGCCGAGCTGTGCGGGACCTACCACTCCCGGATGCTGTTCTCGGTCCACGTCGTCTCGCAGGCTGACTACCAGGCGCACGAGGCCGCACTGCGAGCCGCCGGGCAGACTGGCAACCTGTGGCAGGGCGTGGTCAACAGTGCCGCGGACCGCGAGCGCGCCTACACCCTCGGGGACCCGTCGATCCCCCCGCCGCCGGAGGAGAGAACCAAGTGA
- the ctaD gene encoding cytochrome c oxidase subunit I has translation MTTADQTLRVAAIPRERKRTLGAAIIEWVTTTDHKKIGYLYLVTSFVFFMIAGLMAMIMRAELARPGLQFVTEDQFNQLFTMHGTIMLLLFATPLFVGFTNVIMPLQIGSPDVAFPRLNMFSYWLFLFGGTILMLGFITPGGPADFGWFAYTPLTDAVHSPNVGADLWIMGLALAGFGTILGGVNFVTTIVCMRAPGMTMFRMPIFTWNVLVTSILVLIAFPVLAGALLVLEADRKIGTHVFDASNGGALLWQHLFWFFGHPEVYIIALPFFGIITEILPVFSRKPIFGYKGLVFATLSIAALSVSVWAHHMYVTGGVLLPFFAFMTFLIAVPTGVKFFNWVGTIWRGALTFDTPMLWAIGFLVTFLFGGLTGIILAAPPLDFPLSDSYFVVAHFHYVVFGTVVFAMFAGFYFWWPKMTGKMLDERLGKIHFWMLFFGFHTTFLVQHWLGAEGMARRYADYLASDGYTTLNTISSIGAFVLGLSTIPFLLNVVITTRRAPRVTVDDPWGWGRSLEWATSCPAPRHNFLSMPRIRSESPAFDLHHPELVGSHTHHSGQGATLLEEIYGEPDVSGPEGERH, from the coding sequence GTGACCACCGCGGACCAAACCCTGCGGGTTGCGGCTATCCCACGTGAGCGCAAGCGCACGTTGGGCGCGGCAATCATCGAGTGGGTGACCACCACCGATCACAAGAAGATCGGTTACCTGTACCTGGTCACCTCGTTCGTGTTCTTCATGATCGCCGGCCTGATGGCCATGATCATGCGGGCGGAGCTGGCCCGGCCGGGCCTGCAGTTCGTGACGGAGGACCAGTTCAACCAGCTGTTCACGATGCACGGCACGATCATGCTGCTGCTGTTCGCGACGCCCCTGTTCGTCGGCTTCACGAACGTGATCATGCCGCTGCAGATCGGCTCACCGGACGTGGCTTTCCCGCGGCTGAACATGTTCAGCTACTGGCTGTTCCTGTTCGGCGGGACGATCCTGATGCTGGGCTTCATCACCCCGGGCGGCCCGGCCGACTTCGGGTGGTTCGCCTACACCCCGCTGACCGACGCGGTGCACTCGCCGAACGTCGGCGCGGATCTGTGGATCATGGGCCTGGCATTGGCTGGCTTCGGGACGATCCTCGGTGGCGTCAACTTCGTCACCACGATCGTGTGCATGCGGGCGCCGGGCATGACCATGTTCCGGATGCCGATCTTCACCTGGAACGTGCTGGTGACCTCGATCCTGGTGCTGATCGCCTTCCCGGTCCTGGCCGGTGCGCTGCTGGTGCTCGAGGCCGATCGCAAGATCGGGACCCACGTCTTCGATGCGTCGAACGGCGGCGCCTTGCTCTGGCAACACCTGTTCTGGTTCTTCGGGCATCCCGAGGTCTACATCATCGCCCTGCCGTTCTTCGGCATCATCACCGAGATCCTGCCGGTGTTCAGCCGCAAGCCGATCTTCGGCTACAAGGGTCTGGTTTTCGCGACGCTGTCGATCGCGGCGCTTTCGGTGAGCGTCTGGGCGCACCACATGTACGTGACAGGCGGAGTGTTGCTGCCCTTCTTCGCGTTCATGACATTCCTGATCGCGGTGCCCACGGGGGTGAAGTTCTTCAACTGGGTCGGCACGATCTGGCGCGGGGCGCTCACGTTCGACACCCCGATGCTTTGGGCCATCGGCTTCCTCGTCACGTTCCTGTTCGGCGGCCTGACCGGGATCATCCTGGCCGCGCCGCCGCTGGACTTCCCGCTGTCCGACTCGTACTTCGTGGTGGCGCACTTCCACTACGTGGTGTTCGGGACGGTCGTTTTCGCGATGTTCGCCGGGTTCTACTTCTGGTGGCCGAAGATGACCGGCAAGATGCTCGACGAGCGTTTGGGCAAGATCCACTTCTGGATGCTGTTCTTCGGCTTCCACACCACGTTCCTGGTGCAGCACTGGCTCGGCGCCGAGGGCATGGCCCGCCGGTATGCGGACTACCTGGCCAGCGACGGCTACACGACGCTGAACACGATCTCGTCGATCGGGGCCTTCGTTCTCGGCCTGTCCACGATCCCGTTCCTGCTCAACGTAGTCATCACCACCAGGCGGGCTCCGCGGGTCACCGTGGACGACCCGTGGGGCTGGGGCCGTTCCCTGGAGTGGGCGACGAGCTGCCCGGCGCCGCGGCACAACTTCCTGTCGATGCCGCGCATCCGCTCCGAAAGCCCGGCGTTCGACCTGCACCACCCCGAGCTGGTCGGCTCGCACACACACCACAGTGGCCAGGGCGCCACGCTGCTGGAGGAGATCTACGGCGAGCCGGACGTCTCCGGGCCCGAGGGCGAGAGGCACTAA
- a CDS encoding cytochrome c oxidase subunit 4: protein MKVEGNVFAGMGIFVAPVIPIYWHYSQDPTGTAALVMTFGLCSLVAFYLLFTARRIDARPEDDRNALIEDGAGEQGFYSPYSWWPLALAASGAMGFLGIVIGWWMFILAVPAFALSAFGFCFEYYRGEHAH, encoded by the coding sequence GTGAAGGTCGAAGGAAACGTCTTCGCCGGGATGGGCATCTTCGTCGCTCCGGTCATCCCGATCTACTGGCACTACTCGCAGGACCCGACGGGCACGGCAGCACTGGTCATGACCTTCGGCCTGTGCTCGCTGGTCGCCTTCTACCTCCTGTTCACCGCTCGCCGCATCGACGCGCGCCCCGAGGACGACCGCAACGCCCTGATCGAGGACGGCGCCGGCGAGCAGGGCTTCTACAGCCCGTACAGCTGGTGGCCGTTGGCGCTGGCCGCGAGCGGTGCGATGGGCTTCCTGGGCATCGTCATCGGCTGGTGGATGTTCATCCTGGCGGTGCCCGCCTTCGCGCTGTCCGCCTTCGGATTCTGCTTCGAGTACTACCGCGGCGAGCACGCTCACTGA
- a CDS encoding Ig-like domain-containing protein yields the protein MQASGGGRHQRPRRVLRGAVLGSCAVVALSACGATTSTAPQASGVIAGEASPKPVSAVLTTTPAAGTATVPTDFTPALSVARGKIVSAALHDLTGREVPGTLAADGVSWHATGPLTAGKQYTFEVSGADDRGHPFVNKSSFATIKDNNVVQAWVSPLAGMTVGVGQPIAVQFSHPIVDRAAVESHLRVDTSKPVVGAWHWISDDVIHYRPEQYWPANTKVVLHTDLKDLAVGGGRYGDANRTIAFTVGRSQITVVDVKTHQLQVIRDGKLIRTVKVSTGKKHYLTRGGIKVVLGMEREKHMVGTSIGIPKTSPDYFDLKVKYAVRMTWSGEFLHAAPWQGNNHGRANVSHGCVGMSTSDAKWYYEHSMVGDIIKVNGSPRKMELRNGYGDWNLSWSDWLSGSALPHEAAGPDSPTGGDPGSLTSPQSPDAPVAPSSVGGPSSAPQPAATDTPTPTATPEPARKTSLSR from the coding sequence ATGCAGGCGAGCGGCGGGGGGCGTCATCAGCGCCCGCGGCGGGTCCTGCGAGGTGCTGTCCTGGGAAGCTGTGCGGTTGTCGCGCTGAGCGCCTGCGGGGCGACGACCTCGACCGCCCCGCAGGCCTCCGGCGTCATTGCCGGTGAAGCGTCCCCCAAGCCGGTCTCCGCGGTCCTGACGACCACCCCGGCCGCCGGCACCGCCACCGTGCCGACCGACTTCACCCCAGCGCTGTCCGTGGCCCGCGGGAAGATCGTCAGCGCCGCGCTGCACGACCTGACCGGTCGCGAGGTGCCCGGCACGCTCGCCGCCGACGGCGTCTCCTGGCACGCCACCGGGCCGCTGACCGCCGGCAAGCAGTACACGTTCGAGGTGAGCGGCGCCGACGACCGCGGCCACCCGTTCGTCAACAAGTCCTCGTTCGCCACGATCAAGGACAACAACGTCGTCCAGGCCTGGGTCAGTCCGCTGGCCGGGATGACGGTGGGCGTCGGCCAGCCGATCGCCGTCCAGTTCTCCCACCCGATCGTCGACCGGGCAGCGGTCGAGAGCCACCTGCGGGTGGATACCTCCAAACCGGTGGTCGGCGCCTGGCACTGGATCAGCGACGACGTCATTCACTACCGACCCGAGCAGTACTGGCCGGCCAACACCAAGGTCGTGCTGCACACCGACCTGAAGGATCTCGCCGTCGGCGGCGGCCGCTACGGCGACGCAAACCGCACGATCGCCTTCACCGTCGGCCGCTCCCAGATCACCGTGGTCGACGTGAAGACCCACCAGCTGCAGGTCATCCGCGACGGCAAGCTGATCCGCACGGTCAAGGTCAGCACCGGCAAGAAGCACTACCTGACCCGCGGCGGCATCAAGGTCGTGCTCGGCATGGAGCGCGAGAAGCACATGGTCGGCACCTCGATCGGCATCCCGAAGACCTCGCCGGACTACTTCGACCTGAAGGTGAAGTACGCCGTGCGAATGACCTGGAGCGGCGAGTTCCTGCACGCCGCGCCGTGGCAGGGCAACAACCACGGCCGCGCCAACGTCAGCCACGGCTGCGTGGGAATGAGCACGTCCGACGCGAAGTGGTACTACGAGCACTCGATGGTCGGCGACATCATCAAGGTGAACGGCTCGCCGCGCAAGATGGAGCTGCGCAACGGCTACGGCGACTGGAACCTGTCCTGGAGCGACTGGCTCTCCGGCAGCGCCCTGCCGCACGAGGCTGCGGGTCCGGACAGCCCCACCGGCGGCGATCCCGGCAGTCTCACGTCCCCGCAGTCGCCGGACGCGCCGGTTGCCCCGAGCAGCGTCGGCGGGCCCTCGTCGGCGCCGCAACCGGCAGCCACGGACACCCCGACACCGACGGCCACGCCCGAGCCGGCCCGCAAGACCTCGCTGTCCCGCTGA